Below is a genomic region from Candidatus Binatota bacterium.
TGTCGGGTCGACATTCCGAACCACTTTTACTGCTACTCATTTGAGCCCAACAGCGAGTGGACCCGTTACTTCGCTGAGCGTGACGAATTGCTCGATTACTTCGAACAATTTACCGACCGCCACGACCTGCGCGAGCACGTGCGCTTTAACACGGAGGTGACCCGCGCGGTTTTCGACGAAGATACCGGCCGCTGGAGGGTGGGCTTGCGCCGTGTCGACGGCAGCGAGGATGAGCTCGACGCTGCTGTCGTCGTGAGCGCGGTTGGCCAATTGAGCCGGCCAAGGATACCGGCCTTCGAAGGGCTCGACGACTTCGAGGGCGTCGGCTTTCACTCGGCCCGCTGGCAACACGACGTTGAGCTGGAGGGCAAGCGCGTTGCCGTGGTAGGCACCGGCGCGAGTAGTCTTCAATTGGTCCCCGAACTGGCCAAGGTCGCGGGTAAGCTGGAGGTTTTTCAGCGATCTCCCTGCTGGATGACCTGGAACGCGGACTACCACCGTGAGACCAGCGAAGGCAAGAAGTGGTTGCTCAGGCACGTACCTTTTTACGGTCGCTGGTATCGGTTCCTGTTGTTCTGGCCCGGGTCGGACGGACTTATGCCGATGCTGGTCGTGGACCCCGAGTGGGAACACCCGGAACGCTCGGTGAGCGAGTCCAACGATATGCTGCGCGAGGTGTTCACCGAGTACATACGCGGCCAAGTGGGCGAGGACCCGGAACTCCTGGCCAAGGTTATCCCCGACTATCCGCCTTTCGGTAAGCGCATGCTGCAGGACAACGGCAGTTGGTTCGGGGCCCTCAAGCAAGACAACGTCGACCTGGTGACCGACGGCATAAAGCGGGTTACGGCCACGGGCATCGAGTGTGAGGACGGCAGCCAGCACGAACTCGACGTAATAGTGTTCGCCACGGGCTTTCACGCCAATCGCTTTTTGTGGCCCATGGATATAATCGGTCGCGACGGTGTCGAGCTGTCCGAGGCCTGGGGTGACGACCCGTCGGCTTATCTCGGCATCACGGTCCCGGGTTTTCCGAACATGTTCTGCCTCTACGGCCCTGGCACCAACCTGGCCCACGCCGGGAGCATCATTTTTCATTCCGAGTGCCAGGTGCGCTACATCATGGGTTGTGTCAGGGAGATGGTCGAGAAAGGGCTGTCGACCATGGACGTGAGACGCGAGGTACACGATGACTACGTGGCCCGCTTCGACGCCGAGCACGAGCGCAAGGTGTGGGCGCACCCGGGCATGAACAGCTGGTACAAGAACAGCCGCGGCAGGGTGACCACGACCTCGCCGTGGCTGTTGCTGGACTACTGGCGCTGGACCATGCAGCCGGACTTTTCCGACTACGAACTTCGCTGACAGCGTGACCGCCGCGGCCGCGGCCCATGATGAACCCTCCGCGCGGCAGGCTGTTTATTCGACGGTCATGTTCGATATCGCCGTGCTAGATGCAGCCGCAGCTGAAGATTTTAGGTAAGTAGACACAGGCCTTGTCAGCCGGACATGTTCCGTTGCACGCGGGTGCGGACTGATCGCAGGGTGGTACCGTGGTCGTGGTCGTCGTGGTGGTCGTGGTCGTCGTGGTCGTCGTGGTCGTCGTGGTAGTAGTATCAACCGTCACGCAATCACAATAGTTTTCATTTGCCAATTTCACGCAAACCTGGGGTTCCGGGCATATCCCGTAGCATTGCGGCGCACCGGAATCCTGGCAGGCAGTTTTCTTGAGCGCCGGCACACACAACTCCTTTGTCCTGCCCACCTTGATGTCGCGGTAGTCGAATTGATCGACCACTGTTTGTTGAGATGACTGTTCGTTTAAACAAGCGACTTTGTAACAGATGAAGTCGGTAGTCAGGCTGGGGCCCCATATGTCCCAATGGGTAAGAGGAACGCCGTCGACGGATGGGGGCGTTATGACAGTTTTCGCCACCGGGACACAGAACTTTTTTCCGCCTTTTTTG
It encodes:
- a CDS encoding NAD(P)/FAD-dependent oxidoreductase, yielding MTDRIPQQPVDPITESDEQIAEALASASIPAILMSIVHLEGSLQAVADLARPGPAVLGEQQGGMADEDKARVRTAALDALRAYRDRGCTLPSSPSTETIHEMMNLMVGEEVPVDYVAMMTEELALDGGDPRRVGWTRPLPDKLKQDFPVVIIGAGMSGLLTAYRLQEAGIPFTVVEKNATVGGTWLENSYPGCRVDIPNHFYCYSFEPNSEWTRYFAERDELLDYFEQFTDRHDLREHVRFNTEVTRAVFDEDTGRWRVGLRRVDGSEDELDAAVVVSAVGQLSRPRIPAFEGLDDFEGVGFHSARWQHDVELEGKRVAVVGTGASSLQLVPELAKVAGKLEVFQRSPCWMTWNADYHRETSEGKKWLLRHVPFYGRWYRFLLFWPGSDGLMPMLVVDPEWEHPERSVSESNDMLREVFTEYIRGQVGEDPELLAKVIPDYPPFGKRMLQDNGSWFGALKQDNVDLVTDGIKRVTATGIECEDGSQHELDVIVFATGFHANRFLWPMDIIGRDGVELSEAWGDDPSAYLGITVPGFPNMFCLYGPGTNLAHAGSIIFHSECQVRYIMGCVREMVEKGLSTMDVRREVHDDYVARFDAEHERKVWAHPGMNSWYKNSRGRVTTTSPWLLLDYWRWTMQPDFSDYELR